The following DNA comes from Shinella zoogloeoides.
GAGGTCGCCCGGCTCCAGGTTGCGGGCGACGTCGACGTCGCCGGCTTCCAGCATCAGGCGCTGGGTCGCGCTTTCCTTGACGTGGCGGTAGATGACGCGGGTGAGCGCGGGCTTTTCGCCATAGTAGTTGTCGTTGCGCTCCAGAACGACGATCTCGTTGGCGCGCCAGTCGCGGATCTTGAAGGGACCGGAGCCGGCATAGTTGGTCTTCATCCAGGCATAGCCGAAATCGGTGTCGTACTTGTAGTCGTCGCTCGGCTTGGTGGATTCGGCGTGCTCCATCACCAGCTTCTTGTCGAGCACGGCGCCGACGGTCGCGGTGAGGCAGTTCAGCACGAAGCTCGGCGCATAGGGCTTGTCGACGGTGAAGACGAAGGTGCCCTCGTCCACGGCCTTCGCCTTTTCCGCGACGTTGTCGCCGGTCAGGCCGAACTGAGTGAGGATGAAGGCGGGGCTCTTGTCGAGCTTGACGACGCGCTCGAAGGACCAGGCGACGTCCTCTGCGGTGAGCGGATTGCCGGAGGCGAACTTGATGCCCGGCTTCAGCTTGAACGTATAGGTGAGGCCGTCGTCGGAGACGGTCCAGCTCTCGGCGACGCCGCCCTTCACCTTGGTCGTGTCGGCGATGTCGAGGCGCACGAGCATGTCATAGGCATTGCCGATGAACTCGGCCGGCGTCAGTTCGAAGGATTCGGCCGGATCGAGCGTGATCGTGTCGTCGATGGCCCAGGCCTGGACCAGCGTATCGGCCGGCGTCTCGGCAAAGGCGGGCGCCATGCCGCCGGTGGCCAGCAGCAGCGTGAAGGCCGCGCCGGCGAGCAGCGGGCGAATACGCGAATTGATCTTTTCCCTGTTCATTTCGGTTCCCCATTTTGATTGTGCTTGAAGGCCCCGGCACGGGATCGATGCGCCGATGCCATTTCCGCAATACAATCATAATACTGATGGGGAAAACAATCCCCCTTCGGCGACTGTCCCGGTTCGCTTCGCGCAGCAACCGAAAGCCGGCCGAAAGCATCCCGCGCGCAGGCCGCAGAAACCGGACATCGTGTCCGCGGCCATGCCGGCCACGGCGGAAGGGTCAGGTCGCCGGAAGGTAGGGCATCACTTCGAGCGCGCCGCGATAGATCATGTCGAGCGCGACATAGAGGATGATGGCAAGGCCGATATAGGCGATCCAGCGATGCTTGTTGAGCAGGCGGGCGATGAAGTTGGCCGCGATGCCCATCAGGGCGATGGAGAGCGCAAGGCCGACGACGAGGACGCCCGGATGCTCGCGCGCCGCGCCGGCGACGGCAAGGACGTTGTCGAGCGACATGGAGACGTCGGCGACGACGATCTGCGTCGCGGCCTGGAAGAAGGTTTTTCGCGGGGCGCCCTCGGACGTGGCGCCGTCCTCGCCCTCCTCGTGCCCGCCGCGCAGTTCGCGCCACATCTTCCAGCAGACCCACAGCAGGAGCAGTCCGCCGGCGAGCAGCAGGCCGATGATCGCCAGCAGGTGCACGGCGACCGTGGCGAAGATGATGCGGAGGACCGTCGCTGCAAGAATGCCGACGAGAATCGCCTTCTTGCGCTGGGTGGGCTCCAGGCCGGCCGCGGCAAGGCCGATGACCACCGCATTGTCGCCCGCCAGCACGAGATCGATCGCAATGACCTGCAAGAGCGCCGTGAGGCCGGCCGCCGTCAGAATTTCCATGCTTTGCCACCTTCGGATCTGCACGTTGGGTGGAGGCCATCCCCCTGCCCGCCGATATCGATCAGTACCCTTTCGGATTTGCGCTTTGCAAGACCGGCGAAAGAAGATCAGGCCACGACGCGGGCGCAGCCACGGATTTCGCCGGGCGAGCGCGATGCTTCCCCTCTTCCATCAGCTTGTTGTTCCTGGCTGCCGGCCTAACGGGCAATCCTGATGGCGCCGGTTTCCGGCGATCCGGTCACGATCTCCCAGTCGCGTGAGAAAGTGAGGCGACGGAAATCGTCCTTCCGGAAGTGCCGGCGGAACATCCGCAGGAGGCTGGCGGCGAGGCCCTCGCCGGCCGGCATGCCGCAGATATCCAGCAGCGTGTCGAAGGTCGCGCGCTCGTCCTCCGGCATTTCCAGACTCCAGGCGGCGTTGTGGCGGGCGATATAGATCGCCTCGACCAGCCGCATGGCGGGGATGGCCGCGAACCGCGCGGCCTGCTCCGGGGAAAGTGCAACGCCCGCTCCTTCGCGTGCGATGTCCGCCAGCGTCATGCGCTTTATGGCGGCCCGGGCTTCCGGCGTCCATTCCTTCGCAAAGAAGCGATGGTGGACGATCTCGCGCAGGTGCCGGATGGCGAAGGCGCCGAAATCGCCGGCATCCAGCAGGTCGCCGACATCGAGGCCGCTTTGTTCCGCCTCCCGGCGATAGGCCGAGAGGATTGCCGGATCGAGAGCAAGGCCCGCCGCGCGTATGGCTTCGAGCTCGGCTCCGTCGTCGTGAAGCGTCAGCAGGCGGTAGCCGCCGGGATAGCCGGCGGTGGAAGGCACGGCGACATTGACG
Coding sequences within:
- a CDS encoding TerC family protein, with the protein product MEILTAAGLTALLQVIAIDLVLAGDNAVVIGLAAAGLEPTQRKKAILVGILAATVLRIIFATVAVHLLAIIGLLLAGGLLLLWVCWKMWRELRGGHEEGEDGATSEGAPRKTFFQAATQIVVADVSMSLDNVLAVAGAAREHPGVLVVGLALSIALMGIAANFIARLLNKHRWIAYIGLAIILYVALDMIYRGALEVMPYLPAT
- a CDS encoding ABC transporter substrate-binding protein, translated to MNREKINSRIRPLLAGAAFTLLLATGGMAPAFAETPADTLVQAWAIDDTITLDPAESFELTPAEFIGNAYDMLVRLDIADTTKVKGGVAESWTVSDDGLTYTFKLKPGIKFASGNPLTAEDVAWSFERVVKLDKSPAFILTQFGLTGDNVAEKAKAVDEGTFVFTVDKPYAPSFVLNCLTATVGAVLDKKLVMEHAESTKPSDDYKYDTDFGYAWMKTNYAGSGPFKIRDWRANEIVVLERNDNYYGEKPALTRVIYRHVKESATQRLMLEAGDVDVARNLEPGDLDAVSKNADLTTASAPKGTVYYISLNQKNEKLAKPEVREALKYLVDYDAIGATLIKGIGEIRQTYQAKGVLGALDASPYKLDVAKAKELLEKAGLKDGFSVTFDVRNTQPVTGIAESFQQTAGQAGVKVEIIPGDGKQTLTKYRARNHDMYIGQWGMDYWDPNSNAEAFTSNPDNGDDASVKTLAWRNAWDIPELTEQSKAALLERDSDKRAEMYKKLQQEALDTSPFVMIFQQIEVAGVRGKVKGYTLGPSFDSNPLAPVSKE